A part of Carettochelys insculpta isolate YL-2023 chromosome 1, ASM3395843v1, whole genome shotgun sequence genomic DNA contains:
- the STOML3 gene encoding stomatin-like protein 3, giving the protein MDSERGSPGKESKEMLVADKKEGIGVCGWILISFSFLLVLITFPFSIWMCFKVIREYERAVIFRLGRIVSKKAKGPGLILVLPCTDVFARVDLRTVTCHIPPQEILTKDSVTTQVDGVVYYKIYSAVCAVANVTNVHLATYLLAQTTLRNVLGTQTLSQILSGREEIAHNIQSILDNATDRWGIKVARVEIKDVRIPMEMQRAMAAEAEATREARAKVIAAEGEVNASKALKQASTVLVEAPAALQLRYLQTLTTLATEKNSTILFPLPINVLQGFNNNNRTKPNFY; this is encoded by the exons ATGGATTCGGAGAGAGGGTCCCCTGGGAAAGAGAGTAAGGAGATGCTAGTGG CAGATAAGAAGGAAGGAATTGGGGTCTGCGGCTGGATCCTCATTTCATTTTCATTCCTGTTGGTGCTTATAACCTTTCCTTTCTCTATCTGGATGTGCTTCAAG GTTATCAGAGAATATGAGCGTGCTGTCATATTTCGGCTGGGACGTATAGTATCTAAAAAAGCAAAGGGCCCAG GTTTGATCCTGGTTCTTCCATGTACGGATGTTTTTGCCAGGGTTGATCTTAGAACTGTTACTTGTCACATTCCTCCACAAGAG aTTCTTACGAAAGATTCTGTAACTACCCAAGTTGATGGAGTTGTCTATTACAAAATCTACAGCGCTGTCTGTGCAGTGGCTAATGTCACAAATGTACATTTAGCCACCTACTTGCTGGCACAAACCACTTTGAGAAATGTTCTAGGCACTCAAACCCTGTCACAGATCCTGTCTGGTCGAGAAGAGATTGCTCACAATATCCAG tccatCCTTGATAATGCTACCGATAGATGGGGAATCAAAGTAGCACGAGTGGAAATCAAAGATGTTAGGATCCCTATGGAGATGCAAAGAGCTATGGCTGCTGAAGCTGAAGCAACCCGAGAAGCTCGAGCTAAG GTCATAGCAGCAGAAGGAGAAGTGAATGCTTCCAAGGCACTGAAGCAGGCCTCCACGGTGCTGGTTgaggctccagcagctctccaGCTGCGCTACTTGCAGACCTTAACCACACTGGCTACGGAGAAGAATTCCACCATTCTCTTTCCTCTGCCCATAAACGTGCTGCAGGGTTTTAATAACAATAATAGGACAAAACCAAATTTTTACTAA